Proteins encoded in a region of the Isosphaeraceae bacterium EP7 genome:
- a CDS encoding sigma-70 family RNA polymerase sigma factor: MTTRYDGMIVRQLASLFEVGSFRELSDGQLLEQSLGDEREAAELAFGALVKRHGPMVLRVCCRVLADPHDAQDAFQATFLVLARRGRSIRRRESLASWLHEVALRVACCTRRANAVRQAHERLRAGQLVEAVVAPTDDSAEHATMLHEELARLPERYRAAVVLCALEGQTCEEAARRLGCPVGTIKSRLARARERLRLRLERRGLGTVGFAALLTAESARAAVPARLTAQLVAKAGRAGSSGVIQTAVAELTQEVLTLMLRDQLRYVAIGMLSLIVGVSGAVALARSPQSPAVAAASAPGQAEAPVADYVVEPPDLLVVEVLDALPGRPIKGDHLVRPDGTLSLGYYGDVFVAGLTLRQVKVAVIAKLRENLGDDQLGLIEPDGRHPSQNRVVSPEKSTRVLVDVSAYNSKFYYVQGDVGSPGRLPVTGNERVLDAINFAGGLNPSEAKRNIRLVRPASPGICCEQVFNVDLDAIVKAGDQSTNHRLGPGDRLVVYRDPVSETTVKGPSLEARFESIERRLDAIERRLERAVDLLEAAQPPRP; this comes from the coding sequence TTGACGACCCGGTATGACGGCATGATCGTGCGGCAGCTCGCCTCGCTCTTTGAGGTAGGGAGTTTCCGAGAACTCTCCGACGGCCAGCTCCTGGAGCAATCTCTGGGAGACGAGCGCGAGGCCGCCGAATTGGCGTTTGGTGCCCTGGTGAAGCGGCATGGGCCGATGGTCCTGCGCGTCTGTTGCAGAGTTCTGGCCGACCCGCATGACGCCCAGGATGCCTTCCAGGCCACGTTCCTCGTGCTGGCTCGCCGAGGTCGTTCCATCAGGCGGCGTGAGTCGTTGGCAAGCTGGCTCCACGAGGTCGCGTTGCGAGTCGCCTGTTGCACCCGCAGGGCGAACGCCGTTCGTCAGGCCCACGAGCGGCTCAGGGCCGGGCAGCTGGTCGAGGCGGTGGTTGCCCCGACCGACGACTCGGCGGAACACGCGACGATGCTGCACGAGGAACTCGCCAGGCTGCCCGAACGGTATCGGGCGGCGGTCGTCCTCTGCGCGTTGGAAGGGCAGACCTGCGAGGAAGCGGCGAGGCGGCTGGGCTGTCCGGTCGGGACGATCAAAAGTCGGCTGGCGCGGGCCCGCGAGCGACTTCGCCTCCGGCTGGAACGCCGAGGGCTGGGGACGGTAGGGTTCGCGGCCTTGCTCACCGCCGAGTCGGCCAGAGCGGCCGTCCCGGCGAGGTTGACTGCTCAGCTCGTGGCCAAAGCCGGCCGGGCGGGGTCCTCAGGTGTCATTCAAACAGCGGTTGCAGAACTCACACAGGAGGTGTTGACGCTCATGCTGCGAGACCAATTGCGTTACGTTGCGATCGGCATGCTGTCCCTGATCGTCGGGGTTTCCGGCGCCGTCGCACTGGCCCGATCCCCCCAGTCTCCGGCCGTGGCCGCGGCGTCAGCCCCCGGGCAGGCCGAGGCACCCGTCGCAGACTATGTCGTCGAGCCCCCCGACCTGCTCGTGGTCGAGGTGCTCGATGCCCTGCCTGGACGGCCGATCAAGGGAGACCACCTGGTTCGACCGGATGGGACGTTGTCCCTGGGTTATTACGGAGATGTCTTCGTGGCAGGCCTGACGCTGCGACAGGTCAAGGTCGCGGTCATCGCCAAGCTTCGCGAAAACCTCGGCGATGACCAGCTCGGACTGATCGAGCCAGACGGGCGTCACCCCAGTCAGAACAGGGTCGTGTCGCCCGAAAAATCGACGCGAGTTCTCGTGGACGTATCGGCCTACAACAGCAAGTTCTATTACGTCCAGGGGGACGTCGGGTCCCCTGGCAGGCTGCCCGTCACGGGAAATGAGCGGGTACTCGACGCGATCAACTTCGCGGGCGGGCTGAACCCGTCCGAGGCTAAACGGAATATCCGGCTGGTCCGCCCGGCCTCTCCGGGCATCTGCTGCGAGCAGGTCTTCAATGTCGACCTCGACGCCATCGTCAAGGCCGGCGATCAGTCCACCAATCACCGGCTCGGTCCCGGAGACCGCCTGGTGGTCTACCGCGATCCGGTGTCCGAGACGACAGTAAAGGGTCCGAGCCTCGAGGCACGCTTCGAGTCGATCGAACGCCGGCTGGATGCGATCGAGCGTCGCCTAGAACGGGCTGTCGACCTCCTGGAGGCCGCACAACCTCCCCGGCCCTAG
- a CDS encoding sigma-70 family RNA polymerase sigma factor: MGHGSSEQLLRQVGRLFAEGTSAGISSTELLERYASRRDEAAFEGLVARHGPMVLGVCRRMLRDPRDVDDAFQATFLILARKASSLRDPGGLAPWLHGVSTKVAARARSLAIRRGIIEPSAGELMTDLPSSDRSSPGAEWAELRRVLDEEIARLPENDRTPLILCGLEGLSRDEAARRLGWPPGTVAGRLARAREKLRGRLTRRGMTLPASAGLALVPESLIAAVPPALQARAVLNLGADLGTVTLSSTARTLAKRALSAMALTESIKLSATFLVAAGVLAAGVGAVAQGVGPAGRNPEVEPARPIARQVQEPGPAIPTAAQDATQTKVAAEGAGGANPEAVSKSEGVASLLALAEARVEDLSTMKAKITSLIVKDLTDLEVDEAHLEYFRKRMVEHRKAGEEAESKAQKEQYRREQIVKNSTYGPTIDGIVIGRRVSADEAKTPEGRTEIERQMTILNAREDEARHEATESERNEAKARLTYQNFAEEVSGKRRDLRDRERELDRLEHEHARAVREALRFKVSAEPRRIGVGDTLEIAVLQALPGRPINGERIVREDGTISLGYYGEVQVAGLTRIEAKVKVVTHLTKSLSDELLGLVEEDGGSGKFIRIPPGNSSTVFLDDSKAFTDEMARDRDDETLRGEIERLRRIVNESGNLPATRRTNARVLPQPAENETAKP; this comes from the coding sequence ATGGGTCACGGGTCGAGCGAGCAACTACTCAGGCAGGTGGGCCGGCTGTTCGCGGAGGGGACCAGCGCGGGGATCAGCTCGACCGAACTCCTGGAACGCTATGCGTCGAGGCGTGACGAGGCGGCGTTCGAAGGGCTGGTGGCGCGGCACGGTCCGATGGTTCTGGGCGTCTGCCGGCGAATGCTGCGCGACCCTCGGGATGTCGACGACGCCTTCCAGGCGACATTCCTCATCCTGGCGAGGAAAGCGTCGAGCCTGCGCGACCCGGGAGGGCTCGCCCCCTGGCTGCACGGGGTGAGCACCAAGGTGGCCGCCCGAGCCCGCTCGCTGGCGATTCGCCGGGGAATCATCGAGCCCAGCGCCGGTGAGTTGATGACCGACCTCCCGTCGTCGGATCGCTCGTCGCCGGGCGCCGAGTGGGCCGAGCTGCGGCGGGTGCTGGACGAGGAGATCGCTCGCCTGCCGGAGAACGATCGGACACCGCTGATCCTCTGCGGCCTGGAGGGGCTCAGCCGAGACGAGGCGGCCCGCCGCCTGGGTTGGCCTCCGGGAACGGTCGCCGGCCGCCTGGCCCGTGCCCGCGAGAAGCTCCGAGGCCGCCTCACTCGCCGCGGCATGACCCTGCCAGCATCCGCGGGACTTGCCCTGGTCCCGGAGTCCTTGATCGCCGCCGTGCCGCCCGCCTTGCAGGCCCGCGCCGTCCTGAACCTCGGCGCCGACCTGGGCACCGTCACCCTCTCCTCCACAGCGAGAACCCTGGCCAAACGAGCACTCTCCGCCATGGCACTCACCGAGTCGATCAAGCTAAGCGCCACATTCCTCGTCGCGGCCGGAGTCCTGGCGGCCGGCGTGGGAGCCGTCGCTCAGGGCGTCGGCCCTGCCGGGAGGAATCCCGAAGTCGAGCCAGCTCGACCCATCGCACGCCAGGTTCAAGAACCCGGCCCGGCGATTCCGACCGCGGCGCAAGACGCCACTCAAACGAAAGTCGCGGCCGAAGGGGCTGGAGGAGCGAACCCGGAAGCGGTGAGCAAGTCGGAGGGTGTCGCGAGTTTGCTCGCTCTCGCGGAGGCGAGGGTCGAGGACCTGTCGACGATGAAGGCGAAGATTACCTCGCTCATCGTCAAAGACCTGACCGATCTGGAGGTTGATGAGGCCCATCTGGAATACTTCCGTAAGAGGATGGTCGAACACAGGAAAGCGGGCGAGGAGGCCGAAAGCAAGGCTCAGAAAGAGCAGTATCGTCGAGAGCAAATCGTCAAAAACTCGACCTATGGGCCGACGATTGACGGAATCGTGATCGGCCGCCGGGTCTCGGCCGATGAGGCCAAAACGCCCGAAGGCCGGACAGAAATCGAACGCCAGATGACGATCCTGAACGCCCGCGAGGACGAGGCCAGACACGAAGCAACCGAGAGCGAACGAAATGAAGCGAAAGCGCGGCTGACCTATCAGAACTTTGCCGAGGAAGTGTCCGGCAAACGCCGGGATTTACGGGATAGGGAACGAGAACTCGATCGCCTGGAGCATGAGCACGCCAGGGCCGTCCGGGAGGCACTTCGATTCAAGGTGTCAGCCGAACCCAGGAGAATCGGCGTGGGGGACACGCTCGAAATCGCGGTCCTCCAAGCCCTACCAGGAAGACCGATCAATGGAGAGAGGATCGTCCGGGAGGATGGGACGATCTCGCTCGGATATTACGGGGAGGTCCAGGTCGCCGGCTTGACGAGGATTGAGGCCAAGGTCAAGGTCGTCACACATCTGACGAAATCGCTCAGCGATGAACTCCTAGGCTTGGTCGAGGAGGATGGAGGGAGCGGCAAGTTCATCAGGATCCCGCCCGGAAACTCCTCCACCGTTTTCCTGGATGATTCGAAGGCGTTCACTGATGAGATGGCCAGGGATCGGGACGATGAAACGCTTCGAGGCGAGATCGAACGGTTGCGGCGGATCGTGAATGAGTCGGGGAATCTGCCGGCGACGAGGAGGACGAACGCGCGAGTGTTGCCCCAGCCCGCCGAGAACGAGACGGCGAAACCTTGA
- a CDS encoding CRTAC1 family protein: MPRLWLSPLAIVVLTLLAQGCRPASSSPSATDSTPVPPASSAGRMEPPAASPRTVRSAHRLAVDPDDHIRFRDATEATGIRFTHTSGNTPEKLYPTANGSGLAMLDYDGDGRLDLYFSTTRHLPIGTESPSKGNALYRNKGDGTFEDVTARAGVGFDGFNQGVVAGDVDNNGHVDLYLTNLDGNVLYLNNGDGTFRRRENSGAECGLWSSGAAMLDYDNDGKLDLYVTCYGSWPLKDAQPCGDAAKGVVTYCSPRTITPQRHFLYHNEGNATFVDATERAGILRADGRGLGVLAADLDDDGRIDLYVANDLCPHFLFFNNGDGTFTDATESSGAALSESGQAQAGMGIDAEDTDGNGLPDLFVSHFEGDYGTLYRNLGGRGFQDVSASVGVVAGTAPYVGWGCSLGDLDNDGWPDLFVANGHVDDNLAAMGRDVPWAEPAKVWRNRGDGRFRLAADPGPYFRESHVARGAAFGDLDNDGDLDAVISRMDARPAVLLNETEVLGHWIRLDLTGTRSNRTSIGASAEVHVGTRVLRRQVKGGGSYLSSNDPRLLVGLGKSERVDKVVIRWPSGTLTTLDGPAIDRAHQVIEPSGSTP; the protein is encoded by the coding sequence ATGCCTCGACTCTGGCTGAGCCCGCTCGCGATCGTCGTCTTGACCCTGCTCGCCCAGGGGTGCAGGCCCGCGTCGTCGTCGCCCTCGGCGACGGACTCCACGCCAGTGCCGCCGGCCTCATCGGCGGGCCGGATGGAACCGCCCGCGGCCTCGCCCAGGACCGTCCGGTCGGCCCACCGCCTGGCCGTCGACCCGGACGACCACATCCGGTTTCGCGACGCCACCGAGGCCACCGGAATCAGGTTCACCCATACCAGCGGCAATACCCCCGAGAAGCTCTACCCGACCGCCAACGGCAGCGGCCTGGCTATGCTCGATTACGATGGTGACGGGCGGCTCGACCTTTATTTCTCCACCACGCGCCACCTTCCCATCGGTACCGAGTCACCTTCAAAGGGCAACGCGCTCTATCGGAACAAGGGGGACGGCACGTTCGAGGACGTCACGGCGCGTGCGGGGGTGGGCTTCGACGGATTCAATCAAGGGGTCGTCGCCGGTGACGTCGACAACAATGGCCATGTCGACCTCTATCTGACGAATCTCGACGGCAACGTCCTGTACCTCAACAATGGCGATGGCACATTCCGTCGCCGAGAGAACTCGGGCGCCGAGTGCGGGCTCTGGTCGTCGGGCGCCGCGATGCTGGACTATGACAACGACGGCAAGCTCGACCTTTACGTGACCTGCTACGGGAGCTGGCCGCTGAAGGACGCCCAGCCCTGCGGCGACGCGGCCAAGGGGGTTGTCACTTATTGCTCTCCCCGGACGATCACCCCCCAGCGCCACTTCCTCTATCACAACGAGGGGAACGCCACGTTTGTCGACGCCACCGAGCGTGCCGGGATCTTGCGAGCCGACGGCCGCGGGCTCGGCGTGCTCGCGGCCGACCTCGACGACGACGGCCGGATCGACCTGTACGTGGCCAATGATCTCTGCCCCCACTTCCTCTTCTTCAACAACGGCGACGGGACCTTCACCGACGCCACCGAGAGCTCTGGGGCCGCCCTCAGCGAGTCGGGCCAGGCCCAGGCCGGCATGGGCATCGACGCCGAGGACACCGACGGCAATGGCCTGCCCGACCTGTTCGTCAGCCACTTCGAGGGCGATTATGGCACCCTCTACCGCAACCTGGGCGGCCGTGGATTCCAGGACGTCAGCGCCTCGGTCGGGGTCGTGGCGGGGACAGCACCCTATGTCGGCTGGGGCTGCTCGCTGGGCGACCTGGACAATGACGGTTGGCCCGACCTGTTCGTCGCCAACGGGCATGTTGATGACAACCTCGCCGCGATGGGCCGGGATGTCCCCTGGGCCGAGCCCGCAAAGGTCTGGCGCAACCGGGGCGACGGCCGGTTCCGGCTCGCCGCCGACCCGGGTCCTTATTTTCGCGAGTCCCACGTCGCCCGGGGCGCCGCCTTCGGCGACCTGGACAACGACGGCGACCTCGACGCCGTCATCAGCCGGATGGATGCGCGCCCTGCGGTCCTTCTGAACGAGACCGAAGTGCTCGGCCACTGGATTCGCCTGGACCTGACCGGAACCCGCTCGAATCGCACCTCGATTGGCGCCTCGGCCGAGGTCCACGTCGGCACTCGCGTCTTACGCCGCCAGGTCAAAGGGGGGGGCAGCTACCTCTCGTCCAATGACCCGCGTCTCCTCGTCGGCCTCGGCAAGTCTGAGCGGGTCGACAAGGTCGTGATCCGCTGGCCCTCGGGGACACTGACCACCCTGGATGGCCCGGCGATCGACCGAGCCCATCAGGTCATCGAGCCCTCGGGATCGACCCCATGA
- a CDS encoding tetratricopeptide repeat protein encodes MRTRSRRIAVALLALCLTVSCAWSVRRWARSLSHAALHQAEIAYGRGEFPSALRFAFVQLEATPGDREAALLAGRCLDRMGKPVEADTLDKMAGAVPAADLHVHALALMAAGRHDMAEATYKELLAANPDDDVALRRLAATYLGLIRLREVFPLADRLAALPDHSARVAGETLRGLVHHRVEEYEPAALALERVLVLDPDLREMPLKPPTTFWYYLGTDLLTSGRPADARKYMERALEGGPDPSLLDVLGQALHAEADMEGAERCWREAIALAPDHAGALLRLGRSLLRRNRADEALPMLERASALRPSDREPAYTLQQARRRLGLASVPVPDLISPAANSLARQPAEADPATVRLSP; translated from the coding sequence GTGCGCACCCGATCGAGACGCATCGCGGTTGCCTTGCTCGCCCTGTGTCTGACCGTCTCGTGCGCCTGGTCGGTCCGTCGGTGGGCCCGATCCCTGAGCCATGCGGCCCTGCATCAGGCCGAGATCGCCTACGGCCGCGGCGAATTCCCGTCCGCCCTCCGCTTCGCGTTCGTGCAGCTGGAGGCGACGCCCGGGGATCGCGAGGCCGCGCTGCTCGCGGGCCGTTGCCTGGACCGCATGGGAAAGCCGGTCGAGGCCGACACGCTCGACAAGATGGCCGGCGCGGTTCCCGCCGCGGACCTCCACGTCCACGCGCTGGCGCTGATGGCCGCGGGGCGGCACGACATGGCCGAGGCCACCTACAAGGAACTGCTCGCAGCCAATCCCGATGACGACGTGGCGTTGCGCCGGCTGGCCGCGACCTACCTCGGCCTGATCCGCTTGCGCGAGGTCTTCCCGCTCGCCGATCGTCTGGCCGCCCTGCCCGATCACTCGGCGCGCGTGGCGGGCGAGACCTTGCGTGGCCTGGTCCACCATCGGGTCGAGGAATACGAGCCCGCCGCACTGGCCCTCGAACGAGTGCTCGTGCTCGACCCCGACCTGCGCGAGATGCCGCTGAAGCCCCCGACCACGTTCTGGTACTACCTGGGCACCGACCTCCTGACCTCGGGCCGACCGGCCGATGCGCGCAAGTACATGGAACGGGCATTGGAGGGCGGCCCCGATCCGAGCCTGCTCGACGTGCTCGGCCAGGCCCTCCACGCGGAGGCCGACATGGAGGGCGCGGAGCGTTGCTGGCGCGAGGCCATCGCCCTGGCCCCGGATCATGCCGGCGCGTTACTCCGACTCGGCCGCTCCCTGCTCAGGAGGAACCGGGCCGACGAGGCCCTCCCCATGCTCGAGCGGGCCTCCGCCCTGAGGCCGTCCGATCGCGAGCCGGCCTATACTCTTCAGCAGGCCAGGCGCCGGCTGGGGCTCGCATCCGTCCCCGTCCCCGATCTGATCTCCCCGGCCGCGAATTCTCTGGCCCGTCAGCCGGCCGAGGCCGATCCCGCGACGGTTCGCCTCTCTCCCTGA
- a CDS encoding DUF1559 domain-containing protein has product MKFRRRGFTLIELLVVISIIAVLIALLLPAVQSAREAARRIQCVNNMKQLGLAIHNYLSTNESTPPAMIPYSPCSQGGATNCAPSFSTLCRLLPYLEQTQIYNSINFQIGERWGGPGGNLGASYNGGNADGDLWSLMNMTASGNQITAFLCPSDTELSNLTGFVFYPGGPKQLVGRYNYATNAGTNPFAAGGGGGATNGPTYFPTYNAASVSGMSGNPIGAPYNTSLRAENVVRIATITDGTSNTAMFSEWVRSDGLTPTDSKLGLGQIYTAQVNGTLGTTILPGPLADTQISALCQTMASRATVNWTWKGDWWMSGQSSTYFHTITPNKLSCYYQDAGQPTSAAINAVASSSRHPGGANTTFLDGSVKFIKSTVNQLTWQALGTRGGGEVISSDAY; this is encoded by the coding sequence ATGAAATTCCGACGCCGCGGTTTCACGCTCATTGAGCTCCTGGTGGTCATCTCGATCATCGCAGTGCTCATCGCCCTGCTGCTCCCGGCCGTCCAATCGGCCCGCGAGGCTGCACGACGCATCCAGTGCGTCAATAATATGAAGCAGCTTGGGCTGGCGATCCACAATTACCTCAGCACGAACGAATCCACGCCCCCCGCCATGATCCCGTATTCTCCTTGCTCGCAAGGCGGCGCCACCAATTGCGCGCCGTCCTTCTCGACCCTCTGCCGCCTGCTCCCCTACCTGGAGCAGACCCAGATCTACAACTCGATCAATTTCCAGATCGGCGAGCGCTGGGGGGGGCCGGGCGGCAACCTCGGAGCCTCCTATAATGGTGGGAATGCAGACGGTGACCTCTGGTCGCTGATGAACATGACCGCCTCGGGCAATCAGATTACCGCGTTCCTCTGCCCGTCTGACACCGAGCTGTCGAACCTCACCGGGTTCGTCTTCTACCCCGGTGGCCCCAAGCAGTTGGTCGGCCGCTACAACTACGCCACGAACGCGGGGACCAATCCCTTCGCGGCCGGCGGCGGCGGCGGAGCGACCAACGGGCCGACGTACTTCCCGACGTACAACGCGGCGAGCGTCTCGGGGATGAGCGGCAACCCCATCGGTGCCCCTTACAACACCTCGCTTCGCGCCGAGAACGTCGTACGCATCGCCACCATCACGGACGGCACCAGCAACACCGCCATGTTCTCCGAATGGGTGCGGAGCGACGGCCTGACCCCCACCGACTCGAAGCTCGGCCTCGGCCAGATTTACACCGCCCAGGTCAACGGCACCCTGGGTACCACCATTCTCCCCGGCCCGCTTGCCGACACGCAGATCAGCGCCCTCTGCCAGACCATGGCGTCTCGTGCGACCGTGAACTGGACCTGGAAGGGTGACTGGTGGATGTCCGGCCAGTCTTCGACCTACTTCCACACCATCACCCCCAACAAGCTGAGCTGCTATTACCAGGATGCCGGCCAGCCGACCTCGGCGGCCATCAACGCCGTGGCCTCCAGCTCGCGTCATCCCGGCGGAGCCAACACCACCTTCCTGGACGGGTCGGTGAAGTTCATCAAGTCCACCGTCAACCAACTGACGTGGCAGGCCCTCGGAACCCGCGGCGGCGGCGAGGTCATCAGCTCCGACGCCTATTGA
- a CDS encoding MFS transporter, with product MRSRKTWRMSGLMMLMYAVQGAWWPLLASHLSDCGIGGAGRGLIFATMAIASVAMPLGAGRLVDRLMPTQHYLAWAFALGSILLGVVGSRLATGAPALFGLFLAYFLLYAPCHGLANSLVMRNLDRPSEQFPGIRLWGTVGWMAVGWLVSGLMAATGGTGWGGGTTVAFWVGAGLSALACVYTLTLLPHTPPLDLGGDAPNLIGQARELLRQPDVAPYLAVAFGVNLTTPFVFQVMTTHLEAMGLQRAWVSSAMSLGQIPEIGALVLLPWALRRFGEKATLALGIAAWSVRYASMAAGPPLWLAVAGIPLHGVGNACFTIGGHVFIDSKAPPSRRAGAQALNMVVTNGLANLLGSLVAGRIVQALPPGDRRVFLVPALVDTGLLIFVLMRLRTWRNRGPYRSA from the coding sequence ATGAGATCGCGAAAAACGTGGCGGATGTCCGGGCTGATGATGCTGATGTACGCGGTACAAGGGGCCTGGTGGCCCCTGCTCGCGTCGCACCTGTCGGACTGCGGGATTGGCGGGGCCGGCCGGGGCCTGATCTTTGCCACGATGGCCATCGCCTCCGTCGCGATGCCCCTGGGGGCGGGTCGACTGGTCGACCGCCTGATGCCAACCCAGCACTACCTGGCCTGGGCCTTCGCGCTGGGCTCGATCCTCCTCGGGGTGGTCGGATCGAGGCTGGCGACCGGCGCGCCGGCCCTGTTCGGCCTGTTCCTGGCCTACTTCCTGCTCTATGCCCCCTGCCACGGCCTGGCCAATTCGCTGGTCATGCGCAACCTGGACAGGCCGAGCGAGCAGTTCCCGGGCATCCGGCTGTGGGGAACTGTGGGATGGATGGCCGTAGGCTGGCTGGTCAGCGGCCTGATGGCCGCGACCGGGGGAACGGGGTGGGGGGGAGGCACCACGGTCGCGTTCTGGGTGGGCGCCGGGTTATCGGCCCTGGCCTGCGTTTACACCCTGACGCTCCTGCCGCACACCCCACCGCTCGACCTTGGGGGCGACGCGCCGAACTTGATCGGCCAGGCCCGCGAACTGCTGAGGCAGCCCGATGTGGCCCCCTACCTGGCCGTGGCGTTCGGGGTAAACCTGACCACGCCTTTCGTGTTCCAGGTGATGACGACCCACCTGGAGGCGATGGGCTTGCAACGCGCCTGGGTTTCCTCGGCGATGAGCCTGGGGCAAATCCCCGAGATCGGTGCCCTGGTCCTGCTGCCCTGGGCCCTGCGGCGCTTCGGCGAGAAGGCGACGCTGGCGCTGGGGATCGCGGCCTGGTCGGTGCGTTACGCGTCGATGGCGGCGGGCCCGCCGCTCTGGCTGGCGGTCGCGGGCATCCCGCTGCACGGGGTCGGCAACGCCTGCTTCACCATCGGCGGCCACGTCTTTATCGATTCGAAGGCACCACCCAGCCGGAGGGCCGGGGCACAGGCCCTGAATATGGTGGTCACCAACGGACTAGCCAATCTGCTGGGCAGTCTGGTCGCCGGCCGAATCGTCCAGGCCCTTCCTCCGGGCGACCGCCGCGTCTTCCTCGTCCCCGCCCTGGTCGACACCGGGCTGCTTATCTTCGTCCTGATGAGACTGCGAACGTGGAGAAATCGAGGGCCGTACCGGTCTGCCTGA
- a CDS encoding alpha/beta fold hydrolase, with product MAIFDTRPDGWEPGRPAALLVHGLGGCAHAPYISRLAAKLAARGVRCVRLNLRGAGPGFGIARNFYHAGRSGDVRRAAEWLTERSPGSPLALIGFSLGGNLVLKLAGEASAEPLIGLDCVLAAGVPIDLEACCERIRSGRNRVYDWNFLRSLRAEVVRIEAEFPGGPASDLASVGSLYEFDDRYTAPRDGFSGALHYYNESSAAAYLPRIEVAGLVVQARDDPFIPVTCFEKARFPAGLSLELTPHGGHLGFLDRRGEGRDRHWLDRRLIAWLANRWQGRLV from the coding sequence GTGGCGATTTTCGACACGCGTCCGGACGGCTGGGAGCCCGGCCGGCCCGCCGCGTTGCTCGTGCACGGCCTGGGCGGTTGCGCGCACGCCCCCTACATCAGTCGACTCGCAGCGAAGCTCGCGGCTCGCGGTGTCCGCTGCGTCAGGCTCAACTTGCGCGGGGCGGGCCCTGGGTTCGGGATCGCCCGCAACTTCTATCATGCAGGCCGATCGGGGGATGTCCGTCGCGCTGCAGAGTGGCTGACTGAGCGGTCCCCGGGTTCGCCCCTTGCCCTGATCGGCTTTTCACTGGGAGGCAACCTGGTGCTGAAGCTGGCGGGTGAGGCCTCCGCCGAGCCCCTGATCGGCCTCGATTGCGTGCTCGCCGCGGGCGTCCCGATCGACCTGGAAGCATGTTGCGAGCGCATTCGAAGCGGTAGGAACCGGGTTTACGACTGGAATTTCCTCAGATCATTGCGGGCCGAGGTCGTCAGAATTGAGGCCGAATTTCCCGGCGGGCCCGCCAGCGATCTGGCCTCTGTGGGGTCGCTGTACGAGTTTGACGACCGCTACACGGCGCCCCGCGATGGATTTTCCGGCGCCCTCCATTACTATAACGAGAGCAGCGCGGCGGCCTACCTGCCGCGTATCGAAGTGGCGGGCCTGGTCGTTCAGGCCCGCGACGACCCCTTCATCCCCGTCACCTGTTTCGAAAAGGCGCGATTCCCGGCGGGTCTGTCCCTCGAATTGACCCCTCATGGAGGCCACCTCGGCTTCCTCGATCGTCGGGGCGAGGGGCGTGATCGCCATTGGCTGGACCGACGTCTGATCGCCTGGCTTGCGAACCGCTGGCAGGGTCGACTTGTCTGA